Part of the bacterium genome is shown below.
ACAGAACAAAAGATAAGACTTCAATTCTTGAGGATGTTGATTTCGAGTTGGAATTGATTCACCAAGATGTCATCAACGTAAAGTATATCTTGGAGCTTTTGGCTCAGCTCTACGATGCAGACGAGGACGAGGAGCCTAAGATTAGAAAGTTGTTTCTGGATACTGTTGCCGGTGAGGTTGAATACAGAAATAAAAGAGAGTTGATTGAAAAATTTATAGCAAACAATCTGCCCAAGTTGGATTCTTCAGCGGAAATTCCAGACAACTGTGAGGAGTTTTGGGAACAAGAGCGTGCGACGGCGTTTGAGAAGCTTTGCAAGGAAGAACAGCTGAATCAAGACAAAACAAAGAAAGTTATCGATCGATATGTCTACACCGGGGAGCCTCCGTTAGTAGACCCTGATATCGTAGATTTGATTGAGAGACCACTTAAGATAGCCGAAAGAGGTCCAACGAAAATACGAGTTTTTGAGAAAATCAAAGACTACGTAGAGACTTTTATATACGGAATGGCTGCTTGACGTTCATCTGCTAAGAGTCACTTGATCATGTACTTCGAATCACCATCAGCGTATAGCAATGGAACTGTTCCAAAACCTCCTTTTTTAGACAAAGCAAAGCTGAGTTTTCCAAGCGATTTAGATACAATTGATACATTCAGCTGCAAAACGAAATCACTATCATACATTTCATCGTACTGAGCGATAAGAACGGCTACATCAGGTTCGACATCTGTGTATGTTCGCTCAGATTCGGAAAGGTTCATAACCACTTCTGGATCATCATCAACTGTTGCAAAACCACCTATATCGATCGTCACTAGTTCGAGGGATTCTCCTGTATGGTTGATCAAGACATAGTCCGTTATGAATTTATCATCACTACTTCGAGGAGAGATCCAGAGGATTGGAATTCTTTGATCAGGCTTTGGTATTCCAGGGAAACGAGTCATATCGTCCCACTTAAATTCCCCCTTTAGCCTCTTTAAGGTCGGGGTACTTTTGATTTCAGACATTTTATTAGAACCTCTCTTCAATGTATCTCTTGGTTTACCTACTAAGAAAAATCATTGCTTAGTAGCTTACTTGATCAAGAACTCATAGGG
Proteins encoded:
- a CDS encoding type I restriction endonuclease subunit R, whose protein sequence is RTKDKTSILEDVDFELELIHQDVINVKYILELLAQLYDADEDEEPKIRKLFLDTVAGEVEYRNKRELIEKFIANNLPKLDSSAEIPDNCEEFWEQERATAFEKLCKEEQLNQDKTKKVIDRYVYTGEPPLVDPDIVDLIERPLKIAERGPTKIRVFEKIKDYVETFIYGMAA